One Capsicum annuum cultivar UCD-10X-F1 chromosome 2, UCD10Xv1.1, whole genome shotgun sequence genomic window carries:
- the LOC124896019 gene encoding protein WHAT'S THIS FACTOR 1 homolog, chloroplastic-like, which produces MRRISQFRDMPYISPYEDFSEIRPGTSDKEKHACGVVHEILSLAVEKRTLDDHLTHFREEFRFSQQLRGMLIRHPDMFYVSLKGDRDSVFLREAYQDSHLIEKNRLLLIKEKLRSLVSHSRLPRRTTPRTDSAEIEKTESKYGIDAVGR; this is translated from the coding sequence ATGAGAAGGATTAGTCAGTTTAGAGACATGCCTTACATTTCACCGTATGAGGATTTCTCTGAAATAAGGCCTGGTACTTCGGATAAGGAAAAACACGCATGTGGTGTGGTTCATGAAATTCTGAGCCTCGCAGTCGAGAAAAGGACTCTTGATGATCACCTTACTCATTTCAGGGAAGAATTTAGATTCTCTCAACAGCTGAGAGGCATGCTGATAAGACATCCTGATATGTTCTATGTCTCTTTGAAAGGGGATCGAGACTCAGTTTTTCTACGTGAAGCTTATCAGGATTCACACTTGATAGAAAAGAACAGGTTATTGCTCATCAAGGAAAAGCTTCGCTCCCTTGTTTCTCATTCAAGATTACCCCGGAGAACCACTCCACGAACTGATTCTGCTGAAATAGAAAAAACTGAGTCCAAATATGGAATTGATGCTGTAGGAAGATGA
- the LOC107859454 gene encoding ras-related protein RABD2c isoform X3, with protein sequence MEPKLGSKLGTQYLSEDDSYLESYINTIGVDFKILTVEQDGKTIKLQIMQWDTAGQEHFRTITSSYYRGAHDIIVVCDVTDPERFNNVKQWLGEIDRYASDNANKLLVENKCDLTAQKVVSTETAQNHA encoded by the exons ATGGAGCCTAAGCTTGGATCAAAGTTAGGAACTCAATATTTGTCTGAG GATGATTCATATCTTGAGAGTTACATCAACACCATTGGTGTGGACTTC AAAATCCTCACAGTTGAACAGGATGGGAAAACCATTAAACTTCAAATT ATGCAGTGGGATACTGCTGGTCAAGAGCATTTTAGGACAATTACCAGCAGTTACTATCGTGGTGCTCACGACATAATC GTGGTTTGTGATGTAACCGATCCAGAGCGCTTCAATAATGTCAAGCAATGGTTGGGTGAAATAGATCGATATGCAAGTGATAACGCGAACAAACTTCTTGTTGAAAACAAGTGCGATCTCACAGCACAGAAGGTAGTTTCGACAGAGACAGCTCAG AATCATGCTTAG
- the LOC107859454 gene encoding ras-related protein RABD2c isoform X2, with translation MEPKLGSKLGTQYLSEDDSYLESYINTIGVDFKILTVEQDGKTIKLQIWDTAGQEHFRTITSSYYRGAHDIIVVCDVTDPERFNNVKQWLGEIDRYASDNANKLLVENKCDLTAQKVVSTETAQVISLPPSLVT, from the exons ATGGAGCCTAAGCTTGGATCAAAGTTAGGAACTCAATATTTGTCTGAG GATGATTCATATCTTGAGAGTTACATCAACACCATTGGTGTGGACTTC AAAATCCTCACAGTTGAACAGGATGGGAAAACCATTAAACTTCAAATT TGGGATACTGCTGGTCAAGAGCATTTTAGGACAATTACCAGCAGTTACTATCGTGGTGCTCACGACATAATC GTGGTTTGTGATGTAACCGATCCAGAGCGCTTCAATAATGTCAAGCAATGGTTGGGTGAAATAGATCGATATGCAAGTGATAACGCGAACAAACTTCTTGTTGAAAACAAGTGCGATCTCACAGCACAGAAGGTAGTTTCGACAGAGACAGCTCAGGTAATCAGTCTGCCCCCGTCATTAGTTACCTGA
- the LOC107859454 gene encoding ras-related protein RABD2c isoform X1 — protein sequence MEPKLGSKLGTQYLSEDDSYLESYINTIGVDFKILTVEQDGKTIKLQIMQWDTAGQEHFRTITSSYYRGAHDIIVVCDVTDPERFNNVKQWLGEIDRYASDNANKLLVENKCDLTAQKVVSTETAQVISLPPSLVT from the exons ATGGAGCCTAAGCTTGGATCAAAGTTAGGAACTCAATATTTGTCTGAG GATGATTCATATCTTGAGAGTTACATCAACACCATTGGTGTGGACTTC AAAATCCTCACAGTTGAACAGGATGGGAAAACCATTAAACTTCAAATT ATGCAGTGGGATACTGCTGGTCAAGAGCATTTTAGGACAATTACCAGCAGTTACTATCGTGGTGCTCACGACATAATC GTGGTTTGTGATGTAACCGATCCAGAGCGCTTCAATAATGTCAAGCAATGGTTGGGTGAAATAGATCGATATGCAAGTGATAACGCGAACAAACTTCTTGTTGAAAACAAGTGCGATCTCACAGCACAGAAGGTAGTTTCGACAGAGACAGCTCAGGTAATCAGTCTGCCCCCGTCATTAGTTACCTGA